The proteins below come from a single Paludibacter jiangxiensis genomic window:
- a CDS encoding lytic transglycosylase domain-containing protein → MRFLFNCLIITLLTTLPLYSFAAEAEKNVNDSVSKEIKKQLEPLVMPEGYDMSFNGLLNQWYERKNINTTFVDDKVDPYVSDSVIIDRLSKLPAIMELPFNEHIRKCIDFYTIQKRKQVSYMLAMGQYYMPIFEDQLLANKLPDELKYLPIIESALNPTAYSRAGAGGLWQLMVSTGRIYGLQINSLIDERMDPYKSSIAAAKYLKDLFRVYGDWNLVIAAYNCGPGNVNKAIRRSGGKRDYWQIYPYLPNETRNYVPIFIAANYVMNYYKQHNLNVAPVCLPMTDTIMVKEKVHLVQIADLMNLPIAELRTLNPQYRQDIVPGNFQPCAIRLPLNEASSFLQNKDKIVAYKADELFTNRLLVEPAEGVYFAKNSKASKHSVKGSKSKKKSSSSKSRSGKKSKRKKH, encoded by the coding sequence ATGCGTTTTTTGTTCAACTGTTTAATTATCACACTCTTGACAACCTTGCCGCTATATTCTTTTGCTGCTGAAGCAGAAAAGAATGTAAACGACTCTGTATCAAAAGAGATAAAAAAACAGCTTGAACCGCTTGTTATGCCTGAAGGTTACGACATGAGTTTCAACGGGCTCCTCAACCAATGGTATGAACGCAAAAACATTAACACCACATTCGTTGATGATAAGGTTGATCCTTATGTCTCTGATTCCGTAATTATTGATCGGTTATCGAAGTTACCTGCTATTATGGAACTTCCCTTTAACGAACATATCCGGAAGTGCATTGATTTCTACACCATTCAAAAGCGCAAGCAGGTGTCTTACATGCTGGCGATGGGGCAATATTACATGCCGATTTTTGAAGACCAGCTTCTTGCCAATAAACTCCCCGACGAGCTGAAATACCTGCCCATCATCGAGTCGGCTCTCAACCCCACAGCCTATTCCCGTGCCGGAGCAGGAGGTTTATGGCAATTGATGGTGTCGACCGGACGAATTTACGGTTTACAAATCAACAGCCTGATTGATGAAAGAATGGATCCGTACAAGTCTTCCATCGCAGCGGCCAAATACCTAAAAGACCTTTTCCGTGTTTACGGAGACTGGAATCTTGTGATTGCCGCTTACAACTGTGGTCCGGGCAATGTAAATAAAGCGATCCGCCGCTCGGGTGGGAAACGTGATTACTGGCAAATTTATCCGTACTTGCCCAATGAAACACGCAACTATGTTCCTATTTTCATTGCAGCAAACTATGTAATGAACTATTACAAGCAGCACAATCTTAACGTTGCTCCGGTTTGCCTGCCAATGACAGACACAATCATGGTGAAAGAAAAAGTTCATCTGGTGCAGATTGCAGACCTGATGAATCTTCCTATTGCAGAACTCAGAACGCTCAATCCTCAATACCGTCAGGACATTGTTCCCGGCAATTTTCAGCCTTGCGCCATTCGGTTACCTCTGAATGAAGCGAGTTCTTTCCTGCAAAATAAGGATAAAATAGTTGCTTACAAAGCAGACGAACTCTTCACTAACCGTTTATTGGTAGAACCTGCAGAAGGCGTTTATTTTGCCAAAAACTCCAAAGCCTCCAAACACTCCGTCAAAGGTTCAAAATCCAAAAAGAAAAGCAGTTCGTCAAAGAGTCGTTCCGGTAAGAAATCGAAACGAAAAAAGCATTAA
- a CDS encoding M16 family metallopeptidase produces the protein MKKYVSLFCLFLLTTLWSNGFAQQSSQLPIDSQVRIGHLDNGLTYYIRHNEKPKDRADFYIVQKVGAILEEDSQNGLAHFLEHMAFNGTKNFPDKQLINFLEKNGVKFGENINAYTSLDETVYNLSNVPTTLQGVIDSSLLVLHDWSNFISLDGKEIDKERGVIREEWRTGANADRRMWKAGNSILFAGSQYAKRDVIGDTAVINHFSYNTLRDYYKKWYRPDLQAIIVVGDINVDKTEAQIKELFNAIPKAVNPAERILYTVPDNDLPIVARITDPEASNIGFMVQFKQTPLSDDAKKTSIGYVTDIVNSLISRMQNTRFQEIAQKADAPIAYAVSQYGDLVKTKDAFLYYMVPRNGKLKDAISLLFNEIEKTKRYGFNSDEYERAKADILKQIEQAYNNRDKQNSSSYVREYVNNFLNLEPIPGIEWEYKTLQLLMPKLTLEMVNQQVKKYISDKNLLFTEQGPENEKANLLADKDIISMWNSVKQSDIVANKEETINKPLVANPPKPGNIRKVTHNKALDAEEWTLNNGIKVVLKPTKLKQDEIRLLGIAYGGLSLVDNAEKLPSASIADNVIANSGLGEFSKTELNKLLSGKVAGVSPNISDYQESFSGSSSVKDFQTMMQLLYLYFTAPRKDTDGYSSFVNNVRTSLINAANDPDQAFSDTVTTALYCKSPRKFLFNLKALDKVNHDDVMQLYKERFANPANFTFFLAGSLDLEKVKPVILTYLGGLKTSKQLETWKDRDIRYPQGTINLSFDHAMKTPKASNFVLYNDKIEYNLNNSLLAQALGSILDIRYVASIREDEGGSYGVGVKGSIGKIPVPTVSLFMQFDTDPSKEDKMIGLIYKELEDIAKDGPKEEDVQKVKENMNKQHKENVEENGWWLSTMNHYYFSDIDLVNNFDKALNNISATTIKQLAKQLTDKKNILQVVMRPKQ, from the coding sequence ATGAAAAAATACGTCTCATTGTTTTGCCTGTTCCTGCTTACCACGCTATGGAGCAATGGCTTTGCCCAGCAAAGCAGCCAGCTCCCCATTGATTCTCAAGTCAGAATCGGGCATCTTGATAACGGATTAACCTATTATATTCGACACAATGAAAAGCCTAAAGACAGGGCTGACTTTTATATCGTCCAGAAAGTTGGAGCTATCCTAGAAGAAGATTCCCAAAACGGATTGGCTCACTTTCTTGAGCACATGGCTTTTAATGGCACGAAGAATTTTCCTGACAAGCAATTAATCAATTTTCTGGAGAAAAACGGTGTGAAATTCGGAGAGAACATCAATGCCTATACCTCTCTTGATGAAACTGTCTATAATTTATCCAATGTCCCGACAACCCTTCAGGGTGTGATTGACAGCTCTCTTTTGGTGCTTCACGACTGGTCCAATTTCATTTCACTTGACGGCAAGGAGATCGACAAGGAACGTGGTGTTATTCGTGAAGAATGGAGAACAGGAGCCAACGCCGACCGCCGTATGTGGAAAGCCGGGAATTCCATTCTCTTTGCAGGATCGCAATATGCCAAGCGGGATGTAATTGGCGATACGGCCGTAATCAACCACTTTTCGTACAATACATTACGCGACTATTACAAAAAATGGTATCGCCCCGATCTTCAGGCCATCATTGTTGTTGGCGATATTAACGTAGACAAGACCGAGGCACAGATCAAAGAACTTTTCAATGCCATTCCCAAAGCGGTTAATCCGGCAGAACGTATTCTTTATACGGTTCCTGACAACGATTTACCCATTGTAGCAAGGATCACAGATCCGGAAGCTTCAAATATAGGGTTCATGGTTCAATTCAAACAAACACCATTATCAGATGACGCCAAGAAAACATCCATCGGCTACGTCACCGACATTGTCAATTCGTTGATAAGTAGGATGCAGAACACTCGTTTTCAGGAAATAGCTCAGAAAGCTGATGCTCCCATCGCTTATGCAGTATCTCAATATGGCGATCTGGTGAAAACCAAAGACGCATTTCTTTACTACATGGTACCCCGTAACGGCAAACTTAAAGATGCCATCTCGTTGTTATTTAATGAAATAGAAAAGACAAAACGATACGGTTTCAATTCGGATGAATATGAAAGAGCCAAGGCGGACATCCTGAAACAGATTGAACAAGCATACAACAACAGAGACAAGCAAAACTCTTCGTCGTACGTGCGTGAATACGTCAATAATTTTCTGAATCTTGAACCGATTCCCGGTATTGAATGGGAATACAAGACGCTGCAACTTTTGATGCCCAAGCTCACGCTGGAAATGGTTAACCAACAAGTGAAGAAATACATTTCCGACAAGAACCTTCTGTTTACCGAACAAGGCCCTGAAAACGAAAAAGCTAATCTGCTAGCGGATAAAGACATTATCAGCATGTGGAACAGTGTCAAACAATCTGACATTGTAGCGAATAAAGAGGAAACTATTAACAAACCACTGGTAGCTAATCCTCCTAAGCCTGGAAATATTCGAAAAGTGACTCATAACAAGGCTCTTGACGCCGAAGAATGGACATTAAATAACGGCATCAAAGTGGTACTGAAACCCACAAAACTAAAACAGGACGAAATCAGGTTACTGGGAATCGCATACGGCGGATTGTCGCTGGTAGATAATGCCGAAAAGCTACCCTCAGCATCCATCGCAGACAACGTTATTGCAAATAGTGGATTAGGCGAATTCTCGAAAACTGAGTTAAACAAGCTGTTGTCGGGCAAAGTAGCCGGAGTTTCGCCTAACATTTCCGATTATCAGGAAAGCTTTAGCGGATCGTCTTCCGTAAAAGATTTCCAAACGATGATGCAACTGCTCTACCTCTATTTTACAGCTCCGCGCAAGGACACGGACGGCTACAGTTCCTTTGTCAACAACGTGCGCACAAGTCTGATCAATGCCGCAAACGATCCGGATCAGGCATTCAGCGACACGGTCACCACTGCGCTTTATTGCAAATCGCCACGTAAATTTCTGTTTAACTTAAAGGCTCTTGACAAAGTAAACCATGACGATGTGATGCAACTTTATAAAGAACGTTTTGCCAATCCTGCAAATTTCACTTTCTTCCTGGCCGGAAGTTTAGACTTAGAGAAAGTAAAACCCGTTATTCTTACCTATTTAGGCGGATTAAAAACATCTAAACAACTGGAAACATGGAAAGACCGCGACATTCGTTATCCGCAAGGTACTATTAATCTGTCTTTCGATCATGCGATGAAGACTCCCAAAGCGTCGAATTTTGTGTTGTATAATGACAAGATAGAGTATAATCTCAACAACTCACTACTGGCTCAGGCTTTAGGAAGCATACTCGACATCCGCTATGTTGCCTCTATCCGTGAAGATGAAGGTGGATCGTATGGAGTTGGCGTGAAAGGTAGCATCGGTAAAATACCGGTGCCTACAGTTTCTCTTTTCATGCAATTTGACACCGATCCCTCAAAAGAAGATAAAATGATCGGACTCATCTATAAAGAACTCGAGGATATTGCAAAAGACGGCCCCAAAGAAGAAGATGTTCAGAAAGTGAAAGAAAACATGAACAAGCAACACAAAGAAAATGTTGAAGAAAACGGATGGTGGTTAAGCACAATGAACCATTATTATTTTTCAGATATTGACTTAGTTAACAATTTCGACAAAGCACTTAACAATATCTCAGCAACTACTATCAAACAACTTGCGAAGCAGCTTACCGACAAGAAAAATATTCTTCAGGTAGTAATGCGACCAAAGCAGTAA
- a CDS encoding DUF4254 domain-containing protein yields MFSQLCNPIFKAAIDQYHLTDNVDTPIKNPYELKTIEYYLFLKNWIDTVQWHLEDIIRNPEIDPVEALQIKRRIDKSNQDRTDLVELIDSYFLDKYKNVPQLDGATINTESPAWAIDRLSILALKIYHMQQEVDRKEASDSHRAECNKKLAILLEQEIDLSSAIDQLLSDIEAGRKWMKVYKQMKMYNDPALNPVLYAKQ; encoded by the coding sequence ATGTTCAGTCAACTTTGCAACCCGATATTCAAAGCTGCTATTGATCAATACCATCTTACGGATAATGTAGATACTCCTATTAAAAATCCGTATGAACTGAAGACAATTGAATACTATCTTTTTCTGAAAAACTGGATCGATACGGTACAGTGGCATCTCGAAGATATTATCCGCAATCCGGAAATCGATCCGGTGGAAGCCTTGCAAATCAAACGTCGCATCGACAAGTCAAATCAGGATCGCACTGACCTGGTAGAATTGATCGACAGCTATTTTCTGGACAAATACAAAAATGTGCCCCAACTGGACGGTGCGACTATCAACACCGAAAGTCCGGCCTGGGCTATTGACCGGTTATCGATTCTGGCGTTGAAGATTTATCATATGCAACAGGAAGTTGACAGAAAAGAAGCTTCCGACAGCCACCGTGCCGAATGTAATAAGAAGCTGGCAATTCTGCTTGAGCAAGAAATTGATCTTTCATCTGCCATTGACCAGTTATTGAGCGATATTGAAGCAGGTCGCAAATGGATGAAAGTGTACAAGCAAATGAAAATGTATAACGATCCGGCATTAAATCCGGTGTTGTACGCGAAGCAATAG
- a CDS encoding YgaP family membrane protein, translated as MKKNMGTLDKGIRLAIAFVIVILDINNVVTGTLGDILLIVAVLLVITTFLGFCPLYLPFGWNTNKQKEE; from the coding sequence ATGAAAAAGAATATGGGCACTTTAGACAAAGGAATCCGGTTGGCAATCGCTTTTGTCATTGTAATACTCGACATTAACAATGTGGTCACCGGCACATTGGGAGACATTTTGCTGATAGTTGCTGTATTGTTGGTTATCACTACTTTTCTTGGATTTTGCCCACTCTATCTTCCATTTGGATGGAATACCAACAAACAAAAAGAAGAGTAA
- a CDS encoding MerR family transcriptional regulator has translation MERLYYSITEVAEQLNVNASLLRFWEKEFPQIKPRKNGKGTRFYTQDDILLIKQIYHLVREQNLTLEGARHRLKNDKDNVAKTQEVVERLKKIRRELLNIRKQLVASAKPQE, from the coding sequence ATGGAACGACTTTATTACTCTATCACCGAGGTTGCCGAACAGTTAAATGTCAATGCCTCATTGCTTCGCTTCTGGGAAAAAGAATTTCCTCAGATAAAACCCCGTAAAAATGGGAAAGGAACCCGTTTTTATACACAAGATGACATCCTGCTCATAAAACAAATCTATCATTTAGTCAGGGAGCAGAACCTCACTCTTGAAGGAGCCCGTCACCGTTTGAAAAACGACAAAGACAATGTTGCAAAAACGCAGGAAGTAGTTGAACGTCTGAAAAAGATCCGCCGCGAATTGCTAAATATCCGCAAACAGCTTGTAGCTTCTGCAAAACCACAGGAATAA
- a CDS encoding DUF5683 domain-containing protein: MRHLLLILLACIVTTNAKALSVNDSTKVARDTIAFSLHEKKAALKTPADTLMRKTIFKPNPSRAVWLGAIVPGLGQIYNKKYWKLPLIYGGFAGLIYAISWNGRMYNDYKNAYLDITDNNPNTTSYLHFLTPDQQKSYDTAWLTSALKTRVSSFRRYRDLSVICAIGLYAISMIDAYVDAQLSDFDVSPDLSMKIAPTLMNNAYQSGLNASLGMKLKFNF; the protein is encoded by the coding sequence TTGAGACATCTACTGCTCATACTGTTAGCGTGCATAGTAACGACAAATGCCAAAGCTCTTTCCGTTAATGATTCAACAAAGGTGGCAAGAGACACAATCGCTTTTTCCCTGCATGAGAAAAAGGCAGCTCTGAAAACGCCTGCCGATACATTAATGCGCAAGACCATTTTCAAACCAAATCCATCCAGAGCCGTTTGGTTGGGAGCTATTGTACCGGGATTAGGTCAGATCTATAACAAAAAATACTGGAAACTGCCGTTGATATACGGAGGTTTCGCCGGTCTTATTTATGCAATTTCGTGGAATGGCCGGATGTATAATGATTACAAGAATGCCTATCTGGATATTACGGATAACAACCCGAATACGACAAGTTATCTGCACTTTCTAACACCGGATCAGCAGAAGTCTTACGATACAGCTTGGTTGACAAGTGCATTGAAAACCAGAGTCAGCTCCTTTCGCCGTTACCGCGATTTAAGTGTAATATGCGCTATCGGATTATACGCAATTTCAATGATAGATGCCTATGTTGATGCGCAATTGTCCGATTTCGACGTTTCTCCGGATTTGTCGATGAAGATAGCCCCCACTCTAATGAATAATGCTTATCAGAGCGGCCTGAATGCTTCTCTTGGCATGAAATTAAAGTTTAATTTTTAA
- a CDS encoding ParB/RepB/Spo0J family partition protein produces the protein MVQKHALGRGLGALIDIEPVSTSGSSSINEIAISKIHPNPHQPRTFFDEEALAELSASIKEIGIIQPITLREVDENNYQIIAGERRYRASKMAGLTTIPAYVKKAEDDLVMEMALIENLQREDLNAIEVALTFQRLLEEYKMTQERLSERVGKKRATISNYLRLLRLPAEIQMGIKNKQIDMGHAKALITIDDPAKQISIYEQILANHLSVRKVEELVRGNEENVSATPASDTTVTPKDKTITPVEHTLIQNRLTECLKSKVQFSCNDKGKGKITISFGSDMELERLMELFDKLN, from the coding sequence ATGGTACAAAAACACGCACTCGGACGCGGTTTGGGCGCCCTGATTGATATAGAACCTGTCAGCACCAGCGGGTCTTCTTCCATTAATGAAATAGCAATTTCAAAAATACATCCGAATCCACATCAGCCACGTACCTTTTTTGACGAAGAGGCATTGGCCGAGCTTTCCGCTTCGATCAAGGAAATTGGGATTATTCAACCGATCACACTCCGGGAAGTTGACGAAAATAATTACCAGATCATTGCGGGCGAACGCCGTTACAGAGCATCGAAAATGGCTGGTCTCACGACCATTCCGGCATATGTAAAGAAAGCAGAAGATGATTTGGTAATGGAAATGGCTCTTATCGAAAATCTTCAGCGTGAAGATTTGAATGCCATTGAGGTTGCTCTTACTTTCCAGCGTTTACTCGAAGAATACAAAATGACCCAGGAACGCCTGAGTGAACGGGTAGGAAAGAAACGTGCCACGATTTCAAACTATCTGCGATTGCTTCGTTTGCCTGCCGAAATTCAGATGGGCATCAAAAACAAGCAAATTGATATGGGTCATGCGAAAGCCCTTATCACCATTGACGATCCGGCCAAACAGATATCAATTTACGAGCAAATTCTTGCCAACCATTTGTCTGTAAGAAAGGTGGAAGAACTGGTACGGGGCAATGAAGAAAATGTCAGTGCAACTCCGGCAAGCGACACAACCGTTACGCCGAAAGACAAAACAATTACGCCGGTAGAGCACACTTTGATTCAGAATCGTTTGACAGAATGTCTGAAATCGAAAGTACAATTCTCATGCAATGACAAAGGGAAAGGTAAAATTACCATTTCATTTGGCTCCGATATGGAACTTGAACGATTGATGGAGCTTTTTGACAAACTGAATTGA
- a CDS encoding glycosyltransferase family 9 protein: protein MNILITRLSALGDVAMMIPVVSSIAQRYPEHNFTVVSMPLVAPLFKGLPNVDFVAFEKRTSHKGVKGILKLFRQLNKLRKYDCMVDLHDVLRTKILRSLFRVIGTKIFIIDKGRAEKKDLVDKGFQHSTQLTSSVDRYRAVFASMGLTIGTVNSSLPFVALTSGDKIIETFGDKKGKWIGIAPFSQHVGKQLPLNKVETVIDYFCQEPETTVFLFGAGDREKQLIENWITKYPKARSVVGKLPFDVELLLMKELDVMMTMDSGNMHLASLVGTPVVSIWGATHPFAGFYGMNQPESNAVQLPLACRPCSIFGNVPCKFGTYECLNAIDPKIIVEKMAKY from the coding sequence GTGAATATATTAATTACACGCTTATCGGCATTGGGTGATGTTGCCATGATGATCCCTGTGGTCAGCTCTATCGCTCAACGATATCCGGAACATAACTTCACGGTGGTTTCAATGCCATTGGTTGCTCCTTTGTTCAAAGGGCTTCCGAATGTTGATTTTGTTGCTTTTGAAAAAAGAACATCACACAAAGGTGTTAAAGGAATTCTGAAGCTCTTCCGTCAGTTGAACAAACTACGGAAATATGATTGCATGGTAGATTTGCACGATGTCCTGAGAACAAAAATCCTTCGGTCGCTCTTTCGTGTTATTGGAACAAAGATTTTTATAATCGATAAAGGAAGAGCCGAAAAGAAAGATCTTGTTGATAAAGGCTTTCAACATTCAACGCAACTGACATCATCGGTAGACCGATACCGTGCAGTTTTTGCATCCATGGGTCTGACCATCGGCACTGTAAACAGCAGCCTTCCTTTTGTAGCATTGACATCCGGAGACAAAATTATTGAAACTTTCGGAGACAAAAAAGGCAAATGGATTGGCATTGCTCCGTTTTCCCAGCATGTTGGCAAACAATTACCGCTTAATAAGGTCGAAACAGTAATTGATTATTTTTGCCAGGAACCTGAAACAACGGTTTTTTTATTCGGAGCCGGAGATCGGGAAAAACAATTAATTGAAAACTGGATAACTAAATATCCAAAAGCCAGATCTGTTGTCGGCAAGTTGCCGTTTGACGTAGAACTTCTACTGATGAAAGAACTGGACGTAATGATGACTATGGACTCCGGCAATATGCACCTTGCATCTTTAGTCGGTACTCCGGTCGTTTCCATTTGGGGTGCCACCCACCCTTTCGCCGGATTTTATGGAATGAATCAGCCGGAATCGAATGCAGTTCAACTGCCATTAGCCTGCCGCCCATGTTCCATTTTCGGTAATGTTCCCTGCAAATTTGGAACGTATGAATGTTTGAATGCCATTGACCCGAAAATCATTGTGGAAAAGATGGCAAAATATTAA
- a CDS encoding ParA family protein, translating to MGKIIALANQKGGVGKTTTAINLAASLASLGKKVLLVDADPQANASSGLGVDVRDVKKSIYECLVEEIEPKEAIVPTELSTLSIIPSHIDLVGAEIEMLEIEHREKIMRRMLQPLKDEYDYILIDCLPSLGLITVNALTASDVVIIPVQCEYFALEGISKLLNTIKIIKTKLNPDLAIEGFLLTMYDNRLRLANQVYNEVQKHFGDLVFKSVIQRNVKLSEAPSHGKPVLLYDKESKGTQNYLDLAKELIARDEAEE from the coding sequence ATGGGTAAAATAATTGCTTTAGCAAATCAAAAAGGAGGGGTTGGTAAAACAACCACAGCTATCAATTTAGCTGCTTCGTTAGCCTCGCTGGGTAAAAAAGTGCTGCTTGTTGATGCCGATCCTCAGGCAAATGCATCCTCCGGCTTAGGTGTAGATGTGCGTGACGTAAAAAAGAGTATTTATGAGTGCTTGGTTGAAGAAATAGAACCAAAAGAAGCAATTGTCCCTACAGAACTGAGCACACTTTCAATCATACCTTCTCACATTGACCTGGTAGGAGCTGAAATTGAAATGCTCGAAATTGAACATCGCGAAAAAATCATGCGTCGCATGTTGCAGCCTCTCAAAGATGAATATGATTACATCCTGATTGACTGTTTGCCATCACTCGGTCTGATCACCGTAAACGCATTGACAGCATCCGATGTGGTTATCATTCCTGTTCAGTGTGAATATTTTGCTCTTGAAGGTATTAGCAAACTACTCAACACTATCAAAATTATCAAGACAAAGCTCAATCCGGATCTGGCTATCGAAGGATTCCTGCTGACCATGTATGACAATCGTCTGCGTTTGGCCAATCAGGTGTATAACGAAGTGCAAAAACATTTCGGTGATCTTGTATTCAAATCTGTTATTCAGCGGAATGTAAAGCTGAGTGAAGCACCCAGTCACGGTAAGCCTGTTTTATTGTACGATAAAGAATCGAAAGGAACGCAGAATTACCTTGATCTGGCCAAAGAACTGATTGCCAGAGACGAAGCCGAAGAATAA
- a CDS encoding GIN domain-containing protein, whose amino-acid sequence MKTHSMISKVTFSILILTGLVISSCTYINRQNGSGKVIRVEHPAKGFNKVEISLVFDAVIIPGNDEKVVVETDDNLQQYVLVSNSDSTLNVRMKENVNIGSHSAGTVYIYTKGITSINNSSVGKLTNDGSLTADTFSFSNSSVGNNDLKIKAKKIIINNSSVGKTNLFLDCNILAFTNSAVGKTLLTGNCDDAHIDNSGVGSFDAQNFTTQVLHIVNSAVGSTDVNASKEIYIDNSGVGRLDVYGACVIKKLDDNGVSKTHKH is encoded by the coding sequence ATGAAAACGCATTCGATGATTAGCAAAGTAACCTTCTCTATCCTGATTTTAACAGGATTAGTAATCAGTTCGTGCACCTACATCAACCGTCAAAACGGTTCCGGAAAAGTAATCCGGGTTGAACATCCGGCTAAAGGCTTCAACAAAGTAGAAATCTCCCTTGTTTTCGATGCCGTAATTATTCCGGGTAATGACGAAAAAGTAGTAGTAGAAACAGACGACAACCTCCAGCAATATGTTCTGGTTTCTAATTCGGACAGCACGTTGAACGTCCGGATGAAAGAAAACGTCAATATCGGGTCACATTCTGCCGGAACAGTTTATATCTACACCAAAGGAATCACTTCAATCAACAACAGCTCTGTAGGAAAATTGACGAATGATGGCTCTTTAACCGCAGACACCTTCAGTTTCAGCAACAGTTCCGTAGGGAATAATGACTTGAAAATTAAGGCAAAGAAAATCATCATCAACAATAGTTCAGTTGGCAAAACCAACTTATTCCTTGACTGCAACATATTGGCTTTTACTAATAGTGCAGTTGGAAAGACTCTGCTTACCGGAAATTGCGACGATGCTCATATCGACAATTCGGGTGTTGGCAGCTTCGACGCGCAAAACTTTACCACTCAGGTTCTGCATATTGTGAACAGCGCAGTTGGCAGCACGGATGTAAATGCCAGCAAAGAAATTTACATCGACAACTCGGGTGTCGGACGTTTAGACGTTTATGGAGCTTGTGTCATTAAAAAACTGGATGACAATGGAGTAAGCAAAACACACAAACATTAA